From the Glandiceps talaboti chromosome 10, keGlaTala1.1, whole genome shotgun sequence genome, one window contains:
- the LOC144441106 gene encoding small ribosomal subunit protein mS40-like, translated as MAALMRKVAVTFSRHYLMLSMSTPARIAVCQTRNNLDVIFHKRCLSQTPRLFIEDNPLEDNSSKLVNPAKLRHYKYVFSEEEIEAGLKYIDSEEYLEKYGKKPVWAGYRRNHKGQIPPQKTRKMCIRKNNLCSNACPICRDQELVVHHRNVKLLQQFVSPHSGQMYTDLATGVCQRQYQRLQREIEEARYQGLLPFTVPHIEYDYSQYYGEQSEKNKAIQ; from the exons ATGGCTGCGCTCATGAGAAAAGTTGCTGTGACTTTCAGTAGACATTATTTAATGTTGTCAATGTCAACCCCAGCGCGAATCGCGGTGTGCCAAACACGCAACAATTTAGAT GTCATTTTCCACAAAAGATGTCTTTCCCAAACACCAAGGTTATTCATAGAAGACAACCCACTTGAAGATAACTCTAGCAAACTAGTAAATCCTGCAAAACTGAGACATTACAAATATGTTTTCTCAGAAGAAGAGATTGAGGCAGGGTTGAAATACATAGACTCTGAAG AATACTTGGAAAAGTATGGAAAAAAACCAGTATGGGCTGGCTACAGAAGGAACCATAAGGGACAAATACCCCCTCAG aaaacaagaaaaatgtGTATT AGGAAAAATAACTTATGTTCCAATGCTTGCCCAATTTGTCGAGATCAAGAGTTAGTGGTCCATCATAGA AATGTGAAATTATTACAGCAGTTTGTGTCGCCACACTCAGGACAAATGTACACAGACTTAGCTACAG ggGTTTGTCAAAGACAATACCAGCGACTACAAAGAGAAATAGAAGAAGCCAGATACCAGG GGTTACTACCGTTCACAGTTCCACACATTGAGTATGATTATAGCCAGTATTATGGAGAACAGAGTGAAAAGAATAAAGCCATTCAATAA